In the Topomyia yanbarensis strain Yona2022 chromosome 3, ASM3024719v1, whole genome shotgun sequence genome, one interval contains:
- the LOC131692936 gene encoding uncharacterized protein LOC131692936 yields MGRFASLILLLAAFVGCHSAPASTIIHPAQYYLLQPQPTTLKIQPHLIQPIQQLKIQPKQQLIYYYPSIPLGGQIHDKPLQLITLKEEETPWWQGFVNFFQPPNSEKPAESPEPSPEAPAEAESMKKQQTFMIPADAEQLPSKAGVQYSPQPQGHRYYILSGTPQFYGNFDALQNPLSPVFSLQPLQAIHARANSGILAEAEHQRLQPQIVTSVAPIAPVPALVPAQLKNDLLESHPDKVPAGDRTWARSLDEEPAPEPQQQELPQVQGRSQLDEPSDPMPPQSEVEERQQDDEETSRASKDPSVAAVKPGALAVAGGGGIAAAAPTGTAIVGKNGLALSSPSATSVAGGFFDEDEDKKD; encoded by the coding sequence ATGGGAAGATTTGCGTCGTTGATTCTACTGCTAGCAGCTTTCGTTGGATGCCATTCGGCACCAGCCAGCACCATCATCCATCCGGCTCAGTACTATCTGCTGCAGCCCCAGCCAACGACCCTCAAAATTCAACCGCATCTGATTCAACCGATCCAGCAGCTTAAAATCCAGCCAAAACAACAGCTGATCTACTACTACCCATCGATTCCACTGGGCGGTCAAATCCACGACAAACCCCTACAGCTAATTACCCTCAAGGAGGAGGAGACACCCTGGTGGCAGGGATTCGTTAACTTCTTCCAGCCACCAAACTCGGAGAAACCAGCCGAATCTCCGGAACCCAGCCCCGAGGCTCCAGCTGAGGCAGAATCGATGAAGAAGCAACAAACGTTCATGATTCCGGCCGATGCCGAACAGCTTCCGTCCAAGGCGGGAGTCCAATACAGTCCACAACCGCAAGGTCATCGATACTACATCCTATCCGGTACGCCCCAGttctatggaaattttgatGCCCTGCAGAACCCACTGAGTCCTGTCTTTAGTCTGCAGCCTTTGCAAGCCATTCATGCTCGTGCCAATTCAGGCATCCTAGCCGAGGCTGAACATCAACGACTGCAGCCCCAGATTGTGACATCAGTTGCTCCGATTGCACCTGTTCCGGCTCTGGTTCCTGCTCAGCTGAAGAACGATCTGCTTGAGTCCCATCCAGACAAAGTTCCTGCCGGCGACCGTACCTGGGCACGCTCTTTGGATGAAGAACCAGCTCCGGAACCACAGCAGCAGGAGTTGCCACAGGTTCAGGGCCGTTCACAGCTAGATGAACCAAGCGATCCAATGCCACCGCAATCCGAAGTCGAGGAGCGACAACAAGATGACGAGGAAACTTCTCGAGCATCGAAAGATCCATCTGTTGCTGCAGTTAAACCTGGAGCGCTGGCTGTTGCCGGGGGTGGTGGTATAGCCGCTGCTGCTCCTACCGGAACCGCAATCGTTGGCAAAAATGGTCTTGCTTTGTCTTCACCATCGGCAACATCCGTTGCCGGTGGTTTCTTCGACGAGGATGAGGACAAAAAGGACTAA